Proteins found in one Orcinus orca chromosome 11, mOrcOrc1.1, whole genome shotgun sequence genomic segment:
- the AGAP2 gene encoding arf-GAP with GTPase, ANK repeat and PH domain-containing protein 2 isoform X4, which yields MLVDGQTHLVLIREEAGAPDTKFSGWADAVIFVFSLEDENSFQAVSRLHGQLSSLRGEGRGGLALALVGTQDRISASSPRVVGDARARALCADMKRCSYYETCATYGLNVDRVFQEVAQKVVTLRKQQQLLAACKSLPSSPSHSAASTPVAGQASNGGHTSDYSSSLPSSPNVGHRELRAEAAAVAGLSTPGSLHRAAKRRTSLFANRRGSDSEKRSLDSRGETTGSGRAIPIKQSFLLKRSGNSLNKEWKKKYVTLSSNGFLLYHPSINDYIHSTHGKEMDLLRTTVKVPGKRPPRAISAFGPSASINGLVKDMSTVQMGEGPEATTPTPSPSPSPSSLQPPPDQTSKHLLKPDRNLARALSTDCTPSGDLSPLSREPPPSPMVKKQRRKKLTTPSKTEGSAGQAEAKRKMWKLKSFGSLRNIYKAEENFEFLIVSSTGQTWHFEAASFEERDAWVQAIESQILASLQCCESSKVKLRTDSQSEAVAIQAIRNAKGNSICVDCGAPNPTWASLNLGALICIECSGIHRNLGTHLSRVRSLDLDDWPRELTLVLTAIGNDMANRVWESDTRGRAKPTRDSSREERESWIRAKYEQLLFLAPLGTSEEPLGCQLWAAVQAQDVAAVLLLLAHARHGPLDTSPEDPQLRSPLHLAAELAHVVITQLLLWYGADVSARDAQGRTALFYARQAGSQLCADILLQHGCPGEGGSTATTPSAATTPSITATPSPRRRSSAASVGRADAPVALV from the exons ATGTTAGTGGATGGACAGACTCATCTGGTGTTGATCCGAGAGGAAGCTGGGGCACCTGATACCAAG TTCTCAGGCTGGGCAGATGCTGTGATCTTCGTCTTCAGCCTGGAGGATGAGAACAGTTTCCAGGCCGTGAGCCGTCTTCATGGGCAGCTGAGCTCCCTTCGGGGGGAGGGACGAGGAGGCCTGGCCCTGGCATTGGTGGGGACACAAG ACCGGATCAGTGCTTCCTCCCCTCGGGTTGTGGGCGATGCTCGTGCCAGGGCTCTGTGTGCCGATATGAAGCGCTGCAGCTACTATGAGACTTGTGCGACCTATGGCCTCAACGTGGACCGGGTCTTCCAAGAGG tgGCCCAGAAGGTGGTGACCTTGCGCAAACAGCAACAGCTTCTGGCTGCCTGCAAGTCCCTGCCCAGCTCCCCAAGCCACTCAGCTGCTTCCACTCCTGTAGCTGGGCAG GCTAGTAACGGGGGCCACACTAGCGATTActcttcttccctcccatcctcacCCAATGTTGGTCACCGGGAGCTCCGAGCTGAGGCAGCTGCCGTGGCTGGATTGAGCACCCCAGGGTCCCTGCACCGGGCAGCCAAGCGCAGGACCAGCCTTTTTGCG AATCGTCGGGGCAGTGACTCTGAGAAGCGGAGCTTGGACAGTCGGGGAGAGACAACGGGGAGTGGGCGAGCCATCCCCATCAAACAG AGCTTCCTACTAAAGCGAAGTGGCAACTCCTTGAACAAagaatggaagaagaaatatgTGACCCTGTCCAGTAATGGCTTCCTACTCTACCATCCCAGCATTAAT GATTACATCCACAGTACCCATGGCAAGGAGATGGACTTGCTACGAACAACAGTCAAAGTCCCCGGCAAGCGGCCGCCACGGGCCATCTCTGCTTTTGGCCCCTCAGCCAGCATCAATGGGCTGGTGAAGGACATGAGCACTGTCCAGATGGGGGAAGGCCCTG AAGCCACCACTCCTACCCCAAGCCCGAGCCCCAGCCCCAGTTCCCTGCAGCCACCACCAGACCAGACATCTAAGCACCTGCTGAAGCCAGACCGGAATTTGGCCCGAGCGCTCAGCACCG ACTGTACCCCATCTGGAGACCTGAGCCCCCTGAGTCGGGAACCCCCTCCTTCTCCCATGgtgaagaagcagaggaggaaAAAGTTGACAACACCGTCTAAAACTGAAGGCTCGGCTGGGCAGGCTGAAG CCAAGCGCAAAATGTGGAAACTAAAATCCTTTGgtagtttaagaaatatttataaagcag aGGAAAACTTCGAGTTCCTGATCGTGTCCAGCACTGGTCAGACGTGGCACTTTGAGGCAGCCAGTTTTGAGGAGCGGGACGCCTGGGTTCAGGCCATCGAAAGTCAGATTCTAGCCAGTCTGCAATGCTGTGAGAGCAGCAAGGTCAAG CTGCGCACAGATAGCCAAAGCGAAGCCGTGGCCATCCAGGCGATCCGGAACGCCAAGGGGAACTCTATCTGCGTGGACTGCGGGGCCCCCA ACCCGACGTGGGCCAGCTTGAACTTGGGCGCACTCATCTGCATCGAGTGTTCTGGCATTCACCGGAACCTGGGCACACACCTGTCCCGCGTTCGCTCGCTCGACTTGGACGACTGGCCGCGGGAGCTGACCCTGGTGCTGACAGCCATTGGCAACGACATGGCCAATCGCGTGTGGGAGAGTGACACGCGGGGCCGTGCCAAACCCACGCGGGACTCTTCGCG GGAGGAGCGTGAGTCATGGATTCGCGCCAAGTACGAGCAGCTGCTGTTCCTGGCGCCGCTGGGCACTTCCGAGGAGCCGCTGGGCTGCCAGCTGTGGGCCGCGGTGCAGGCCCAGGACGTGGCCGCCGTTCTCCTGCTTCTGGCCCATGCGCGACACGGGCCGCTCGACACCAGCCCAGAGGACCCGCAGCTTCGCTCTCCACTTCACCTGGCGGCCGAACTCGCCCACGTCGTCATCACGCAACTGCTGCTATGG TACGGCGCCGACGTGTCCGCCCGCGACGCGCAGGGCCGCACGGCGCTGTTCTACGCCCGCCAGGCTGGCAGCCAGCTGTGCGCCGACATCCTCCTCCAGCACGGCTGCCCGGGTGAGGGCGGCAGCACAGCCACCACCCCCAGCGCGGCCACCACCCCCAGCATTACCGCCACGCCCAGCCCCCGTCGCCGGAGCAGCGCCGCCAGCGTGGGCCGAGCCGACGCCCCCGTCGCGCTGGTATAG